The sequence ACAGTGTCAGCTTTTATTTACAAAGAAGGAGAAGTAGAGTCGTAGGGTACGATTTCGAAAAACATCATGATCGAGAATATGGCTAGTAGTTCCAGCTCACTTGGAATCGTTGATATTAGTAGCCTCTTTGAAAATGAGCATGCAATTGTTGAGGTGTATGAGTACTCCAACTTCATCTCACTGGCTAATATCGATGTACATGAGGAGCAACGTCGTAACGGAATCGGTACTGAGATTATCCGAAAAATTCGAGAATATTCGGCTCAAGTTGGAAAACCTATCATCCTAATCGCAGTTGACCCTGAGGGTGATACACCAAGTTGGTTGGAAATTTTCTATCATAACAATGGATTCGATACTAATCGTCGAGGATCAGATTTTACAGATATAGATTTGGTATACCGACCACTGCACTAATTACTAACGTCAGCTAAGGCTGGCGTTTTATTTTGCTTATTTATATAATCCTTTAGATGTCCTTATCATTAAAGTAGGTTGAAAGACTAATAGAATATAATATATTAGGAGTGATAGATTTGTCTAATATTACCTTCAGACGTCAAAAACATGAGATGATCGTTGAAATGGGTGCTGAAGCTCAGAAACTTAAAATAGAACGCTTCCAGGCAGAGGAAATTATTTTGAATTCCTATATACATACTGATAATGACACCGCTAAGGACTTATTGCACCGTTATGAAAAATTAATCCTCCTTTGCAGAATTAATTATAATGCGTATAAGAAGCATCGCCGCTCAGCTCACTTGGAACTGGTTAAGTACATTGAAGAAAACAATTATAGACGCCAATGGGTTGAACTATGCCATGTTATCAACAATAATATTAAGCGCGATTCGCTGATTGATATTTTGGTTTCGGAAATGATGGAAACTTGGATGTCATTTACTTGGGATCGAGATACTTTCATTGTGGGACTCACTAAGGATAATACTGAGTGGATCGAACGCCCCCAATATTATGGCGATTATGATAACGAATTTTATCAGACAACTATAGATTTTAACAACGGCAAGATTAAGGCTGAGAAATATGTTGAGCGTACGCGTGAATTATACTTAAACAATTGGGATACTCAGCGTAACGAGCAAAGTTATACTGTAACACTGATTCATATGATCGCACTACTTAATCAACGAACTATGAATATCTACCCTAAAGAATGGGTGGGACATTTCACTAACACTCCTGAAAAGTTACGGTTGTATAAAGATACTTCAGTTTACAAAGATCTATTGGCAACTGAGCGTAAGTATATTATCGACCGCAAAGGAGTTACTGTTCGACTTAAAAATGCGGGTAAATATCGTGAAGTACTCTTCATGGAAGATTTAACCTATGATGGAAGATTGGTCATGCTTTACAAGATGACAGACCTCTATGGAGACAGTACAATGGGGTACTTCTTCCCTAATACCGGAGAGTTTTTCTGTGGCTATAAGTATGCTGGGGCTGATTTCTTGGCTGAAGATCATGCGCATAATATTTTCGAGAACTTTATTCTTGAACTTTACTGTGATTTGACTTGTGATTTACCTAAGGACCGGAAACGCATTTACGCGATCAAAGAAGTTGAGGATTTATATGATCCTGCATTAAACGATACAAATATTTATGTACAGTACGAGGTATACAGTCCTAGTAGAGAATCTGAAGGTAAGTCTCGAAAAGGTGGAAAACAGCGCAGTCATCAGCGAATTTACACGACACGAAAATTACCTGAAGGTAGAAAAGCTTCCGAGGATGCTATTGAACGTGCTAAGGAATACGGTATCGATTTACAGGACGGGGAAACCTTTGTTCGACCTTATTGGGTCGGTATCAATCAGGTACGTAAGGAAATCTGATTGTATTACAACGGAGGGCAGCGGAAAATAAATATGAAATATCTTCACGATTGGAAGCCAGGTGTAAATTTCGATGATTTTGTCGATGTAGGGGACTATGTTAATTGGGAGATCATCGATCACTTTTATAGTAGACGCATTATAGTAAAGTATAACGGAAGTTACCTTCAAATTGGGCCAGGACACGGATTCATCGACGGTAGAGACACATTCTTTACTTTCAGTAAAGATCCTTTTACGGGGAACTGGGTATACTACGGTCGATGCCACTTAGGTGAGAAATATCACCGTGGGTACGCTTAATTCACGATAAAGGAGGAAACAAACATGAAAACTTACAACGAGTGGATGGAATCACAAATAAATTTCGACAAATTTGTAAATGTAGGCGAAACAGTTGACGAGGAATTTGTTATGTACTTTGTAAATATATTACCTCCGCACTGGAACGGCGAAACTTACGTTCAAGTTGGATCGCCGGCTGATTCAGTCAACGGACTTAACACATTTACTACATTCATTAAAGAAAATGGTGTATGGACTTATATAGGTGAGTGTCACTCAGGGGATACGGTACACACTGTTAATACGTATTAATGACTAAATGTTGAGGTGACTACCAATGAATAAAGAGTACATTGAAATGTGTAGGCGTAGCCTTAATCTACAGGGATGTATCATGTCAGACGAGAACAGCGGATTTTACAGCTTTTTCGGTGAGATTCATCGTCATGGAATTCCTGCAGGTGAGACAATTCTAGTTGGGGTCAATACACTTAAAGGTTATAGCGAACGTATTGCTATAAACCCCTTCGATCTTAAATTTGTTCGTGGTGAAGATGCTGATATTATGTATCTTGAAGGTGGTGTGAATTTTAGCCCTACCGATTTGTCACAACAAATTATGGGTATTCAGTATAATGCGAAACACAATTATGACTTTCCTCACTGGTCTCCGGAAGAACACTTCCGGCAATTGTATAAGTGGGAACCTGAGGACAATACGCAAGAATTAGCTTATTTAACACGTAATGGATATGGTAATGAGTTTGTTTGGTGGATCCCTTCGCTAGAGAAACTCATTGATATTATTAGCAACTATTACGCTGACTTCGATATTCTTGAAGAACTCATCAAATTCCGTGATCATTGTAAATTGGGACATATAACTGATATGCGTGAAATCGCATTGCGCATGTACCATTATGCAGTACGTCAAGAAGTTTGGAATGGAATTCGTTGGGAACATGTCGAGGACGATTATATGGGTTACAACTCACGAAAAAACGTAGATGTTGTTTAATATCAATTAAAGCCAGGGATTATTTCCTGGCTTTTTTATATCAAAAAATAAGTAAATGAATTAAGGTGTATAGGAAAAATATAGTTAATTAATTGGGGGGAATATAACAATGTATCAAGGACTAATTTACAATATTGTTGAAGAATCGAAACTTATTGAAATGGGTATCGGGGCTTCTCAGACACGCGATTTTATTGCTGAAATGACACGTGTAATTCGGGCTGAATCTGATGAGTTTTACGAAGATGGTGAACTTTTTCACGGTACTTATAAAACAGCTGTTGAATTCAACTATACGCGTTTTGCAGTAAAATACTCTGCAAGTTACTATCCGGCTGCTATGGGTGAAGATGGCGACGCTATCTGGATTAAAGAAGTTACTAAACTATAGAACTAGTCCCATATGATGCGTATTAATTAGGTAGTATATAAAGAGAAAGACTATTAATCTAATTTTATTATCTTATTAGTCTAACTTACTAATCTATTCGGAGGTACATATGAAAACTTCATACGCAAAAAAGACCAAAGGGACTAGCAAATTTACAATTGTTATGACTATCTTGGTAGTGGTCGCACTACTAACTACGCTAGGATTTGCGCTAGCAAAACAGGATGTAATTGCTGAAATGAGTTACGATGATATACCTGTTATTGGTTCTGGTACTGCACCAATTAAGATAGTCGAAGTTGGGGACTTCAAGTGTCCTGCATGTTCATACTTTGCAACTACTATCAAACCACAGCTGACTGCCGATTACATTGATAGTGGTGACGTTGATTTCTATTTTGCAAGTATGCCTTTCATTGGACCTGATTCTACTACTGCTGCTGAAGCAGGTATGGCAATTTACAATCAAAAACCAGAAGAGTTCTGGAAATTTTATGATTTCATTTATTCACACCAACCTGATGAGAGTGAAGTTTGGGCAACACCTGAAAATCTGATCTCTGCCGCTAATACTGCTGAACTCGATGTAGATATGGGTCAATTGCTTAAAGATATCAAAGGTGGAACTTATGCGGATAGTGTGAAAGCTCAGAACGCATGGGCTAAGGATAACGGAGTAAGTTCTACACCTACATTGTTTATCAATGGTAAAAAGTTGGTTGACGGAAATAACTATGAATCTGTTAAAGAAGCAATCGAAGAAGCTAAAGCTGACTTGAAAGCTGGCGACGCTCAATGAGAAGCTTTCTAAAGTATAACTACCTTTATCTTTCTTGGGTAGTGTCTCTGGTGGCTACCGGAGGTAGTTTATTCTTGAGTGAGGTAATGCATTTTAACCCTTGCAATTTATGTTGGTATCAGCGTATTTTAATGTACCCTTTGATATATTTACTTGGGCGGGGAGCATTAAAGCAGGATAACAAAATTGTAGGTTATGCGATGCCTTTCAGTATACTCGGATTCTTTATCGCTTTATATCATTACGGAAAACAAAAATTACCTTGGATTGATCAAATTGCACCATGCAAAGTTGGTATTCCTTGTAGTACTAAACAGCTTGAATTCTTTGGATTTATTACAATTCCATTCATGTCGATGGTTGCCTTCTTGATCATCTCCGTGCTGCTAATTATCGGTAGCCGTTTAAATAAAAATAGATAATTAGAGGGCGGCAATATTGTATTGTCGCCTTTTCTTATTAATCATTGAATGGTCAACTGAATACTATAAGAAGAATAATTCTAAGAAGAATTTTCAACTTATATATGAGGTGACACTTATGAAAAACGACTTTGATTTCAAGGAACAGCTCTACTCCTGCTTCCATTTCGACTTTATTGAGAAGGCTATCGATAACTGTATTATCAATGGTAATTTTAACAATAACTACGAGATCGGTGATATCAACCAACTGGTAGATTTTACATCACCTTTCTGGAAGGCTACGCACGATGCATTATCCGCACAACCTCAATACGGGGATCTTAATTCACAGCTAATTTACTATCTCAACACTAAAATTTTTGGTGATAATGTAACACAAACTGACCCTCAAATGTACGTTAAAGATAGTAGGGTTTTGTTGTACACGGGGTACGAACCAGAATAAGCCTAATAAATTACTATAGGAGAGTCTGTAATGAAAACAGTCGAGGACATCTATCTTGAAATACTTCAGGGTAACAGAAGGTCATTTCCACCTTTTACTTGGTCACCAGGTAATAACGGGCATGATAGTTTCCGCAGATGTATTCGATACTTATTTCAGGAAATCCTCCATATGGATCGTAAGCAGATCGTTGAAAACATTGGACATGACCTAATATTAAAATATAAGTTGTACGGGGGATTTACCACGCTTTTTGGTAGTATTAATAGCGTGGTAGACTATTGTTTTCCTGAACATGATATAAAACCTTGGGAATTAAAGAACATCCCTCCTAACTACTTTTTTAATCAAGACAACATTATTTACGCGGTCAGATGGTTATTTAATGAGAAATTAAAGATGACTAAAGATGAGATTGTTGCATCTAGAATAGTCACTGATATATTCGCAGAACACGGGATGAAGCACTTATTAGAAGGATACCGAACTTTATATAAGGACAATAAAGCCGGGATATTCAGTATACTTAATCTGGCTTTCCCTGAGTACAATTTATATATTACTGATTTCAGAAATGCTTTAGGAAACGATGAAGAATTACGTCTCGCTGTAAGACATTATATAAAGGAAACGCTCGGTTTTAGAAATTACAGTAGCATTAAAAACAACATTACACCTAAGCATTTCAGCGAAGGCGAAGGCAGATTCATCTTACAAAGGTTCGATAAAAATTTATATAAGGTGCTAAATTTTGCTTATCCCGATAAAGACTGGGAGTCTATAAAAGGTAAAAGATTTTTCGACCGAGATAAAATAACTGAGTTAAACAGGAAGAATTTCAGAAAATTAACTGAAGCTGATCTTAAGGAGATATACGACAAAATGACTGACGGTATGTCTTCAATGGAGATTGCGGAAGAATATAAAGTTAGTTCTGCTACTATTAGTGGGATGATTAGTGGCAGATCCTACAGCGAGTTTAAATCTACATACCTTAAAGACTACATCACTACCAAAGATGTTGAAAATATTTACGGTTACGAACGTCAGAAACTATCCTATCTTTATCGGTGTGGTGAGATTAAGGGTATAAAGATGCTACATTTTATCCTGATACATGAGAAAAGTTTAAAGAAGTACGCTCTATTACATCCTGATAAACTAATAGTAAATCGATACTAAGTTGTGGAGGTGACAATATACGAATGCAGATAACTGTAGAAATTGTTAAAGATGTTTACTGGGACAACTGGGGTAACATTGTCAAAGTTTTTGACCGAGGTGATACTGTTACAGGTAGTGCTAGATTCGATGCTAATGGGAATATAGAATCATTTAGCGCTGTAAGTAAATATCATCCAGGTATTTCAGATTATCTCGATTTGGATGAAATTCGAATTGTGGAGGGGTATTCATGGAATCGGTAGTTATAGGTGAAATTAATTTTAGAGGTGAGCATCGTTATGTGCATTTGACTCGATATCCGATGGGTAATTGGATAGCAATGGTGCTCTTGCCTTTTAATTATTTTGCACGAACACCAGAAATGGAGATAGTCAGTGTCAATTTACATGGTGAGGTTCCTTTTGGTCTTGCTCCCGATGAGATTGTCCTATCTGAAAATAATTTTCGCGAGGGACTCGTAGATACTCTTGTTGAAGCTGGACTCGTATCAAGAACTGATATGTATATTGACAGTGGGTTCGTTAAATTCCCTGTTTGTAAAATAATCGGAGATTACACTAGCCATGTCTGAGCGCGAAGAAGTGTTGAAATTAGTTCGGGCGTATATTGAGAAAATTGAGACACATGATTTTCACGATGAGCCGCCTTTAAGTGCTAAAGGTGGGGCAAAATTAATGATGAAGGCATTATATTCCGATTTAGCTTCGGGTGAAGATATTGACCACATTATAAAAAATTTGAATGAATAACGGAGGATTATTATGGTAGAACGTAAAAGTATTGGATACCAAGAACCTGGTGCAATTGGTGCAGCATTCGCAATTTTGTACTCTACTGATTTCCAGCCTTATCTTAGCAATACGCTGTTAAGTGACGAAGAACGGCAACGCAGAGTACCTTTGGTATTTTTCATTAACCGTTATGATGGTACTCTAGGGTTCCCCGGAGGTAAGGTTGAAGCAGGTGAAACTATCGAACAGGCTGTACTTCGTGAAGTAAGTGAAGAAATTAATGTCGATCTTATTGCTACACATCTCGATGCATTGTGTAGTCACCGTTTTACTACGAGTTCAGGTAAGGTAATGAACACACATGCCTTTGCTTATGAACTTGAAACATCTGCATTGAAACGAATCGCTGCTTATATCGGATCATCTGATAACTATTTGAACGAAGTTTTCGGTTGTGTATTGGCTCCAATTTATGATTTTGCACCTAACCGTGGCTTCATCAACTTTATTGGATCACCGATGGCTTCATCTGTTAAAGAAGAACTCGCTGTATTTATTCAGAGTTTCGATCTCATGAGTTACGAAGCTATGTATTATGACTACCAGGTTAACGGCTATAACGTAGCTGAAATGCTGCAATTCAGGTAAACGGAGGAATAATATATGACGCTTATTAAAAGTATTGAACTCCACTCTGGTAGTAGCCGATTCTGTGATGTTTCTGTTGTTAACGGAACTATTGAATTGGTAAACTTTTATCATGGTGGCGGTGGTAAAAAGGTATATTATGTACCTTTGACGCATATGACTGATGACGACTTGATTAAATATATCGATGAGATCGAGAAGTACATTAATGAAACATCCTGCTATCCTGAGCCAGAAGGTTTTGACATTCAGATTTACGATAAAGACGGAAACAGATTTTACTGGCCAGACTAAAAGTAACCCTATTACTTGGAATTATCTGAGTAATAGGGTTATTTCATTTATAATATCTTTAAATAGTCGTATTAATTAAGGATTAAGAATGATAGGTTAATAATATAAAAGTATACATATCTGGAGGTACATATGAAATTATACTTAACCGATATCACCCTCAGCCATTAGGAAATTACCCTATGATTCCTAATGGCTGAGTCTCACTTTAGGGGATGATATCTATGTCGAGAACTCAAGCATATTACAGGCACCATCGCTTCCGTGTTATTAATCGTAAGAAAAAGCTTGCAAAGGAACTTTTATGGCATTATAAACATGCTGGTAGTTTCGCTAAGGGTAAGATTCACTGCGGATGCGGAATGTGTATCCCAAAATGGGGGAGGCATGGTCCTAAAATGTCTGACATCATTAAAATTCAGGTACAATCTGATAAAATTAAAGATTATTACGAGGGTAGGTTAGACTAAAATGGCATACAGTACTCAGTATCTTTCCTCAATAGACAACAAGCATCATGTACACGAAGTACCGAATCTTGTATATGATATAGACAACGCAATTAAAAAGGGATACAAAGGTCAGAGAAGATTTTACTTCAGCCTGCCTGATAGTATAACCATGACAGTTCTGCGCGACCTTATTTCAAGGTACAAGAATGCCGGATGGAGAACTGTTGCTTACGCTTCGAATAACAGATTAATGTTAAGTCGGTATGTTATACCTGTCATGTAAGTATCGTATACATTTAGTATTAACAAGGAGTGATAATAAAGTGAAAAATATCTTTTATAGAGAAGCGCATGTTGAGGACAACGAGGGTCGCATTAAGATTAATCATGAACTCGAGAATTTTGAATCCCACACTTTCGGTTCTAATGCTGATAATTATGAAACTTCTACTTTTAATACAGCGATGGCAACATCAGTTTCTCGTAAGTCTAAGGGGAAATTTTACTTAACTCTTATTGAGTATAAATCTAGTTCAGTTGTCGCGTCTGTCACTGAGTTTGAAACTGCCGATGATATTATCGATTTCCTTAAGCATACTATGGGTCATCATGGTGTCACTACTCAGTCAATCGTTGAAGATTTTGCCCAGCTTAATTGGGTATAGTACTTAAATTCTCGGAATTAGTTACCAACTTTATCGTAAAGATTAGGTTAGTGTAAATGATTCCGAGATTTAATATTTTATAGGGGGAATTTAAATGTCAAGAAGTTCGGCGCAAAAGAAACTGGCTCATAAATTAAGGCAAAATCCAACTGGTCATGACCCACGTAATAGTCGAGGTAGTTGGCACGGTGTTAAGCCTATTTCTAAAGTTAGACCAGGTAAGCGTAAATATGATATTAAAGACCGAGATTCAGATGTTGTTCCATTCGATGTTATGAACAGTGCTTCGTAAGATGGAATGGATCAATACCTGAATTAACAGGGGGGTGCTCGTTATGTATGTTAGTGTAAATGGTGTAAATTATACACTTGAGGAAGCTGAGCGGTTAGGAATTTTAGAGCCTCTCGAGAAGAATGTTGAAACTGATTCAGTGGCTGATTTGGAATTATTAATCGACACTGAAACTCGATCATTTTCTATACGTATTGGTACTAATGATTTTAAAGACGTGCCAAAGGATGTTATGGTCGACGTCACTGGGTTCGGTACTTTCAAAGGATGGAAGGATTACATAGAAAGTGAAGGACTCGCTGAAGATGAGGAATTCTTGCAGGAGATTGCTGAAGGGATGAAATTATATGAGTGAGGTATATACAACAGAAAAATACTGCTTTTATAGTGGCGGGGTGTATCACGACTTTTGCGACCATCCTAAAGTACTGCGTATGTATGGTGATCAGCCGCCTGAAAATGTGCGTAAAGTTCGATTCACTGCTGACTCTAGTATCGATGATAAACGTAATGGATTCTGGGGATTTTACGAATTCAAAGATCAGGATTTTACGTTAGTCTATCAAGGATATACTGTACTTAGTATATGTTTCCCTTCTGGTGTCGAAGCAGAGGTTCAACGTAATAAAGGATTCGTTTCCGGTTTACGTTTGGAGGAAATCGATATCACTAAGGAAGAACAACTTGCAGGTTCTTCTTATAGAGTCTAATAACTTACCTAATTCACTAATAGGAGTGATAATTATGAACGATTATCAAAAATTGCTTTCCGATGAAGCGCAACGCCTTGGAATTACTGTTGAGGAAGCTACTAAACTTGCTGCGGCATGCTTGGCAATGTCCTCTGATGCGCAGCTGAGACTCTACAACAAAAGTTTCAAGATTATTGATAAAGAACACTTAGTACGACGTGATATCCGACGCAATACATCAGAAATAGACGAATAATAAAGTTAGGAGAGATTGGATGTGAGATACAATGTAGGAGATATTGTCTATGTCGAATTACCGGCAGGTGACGGTAAAACTAAAGTACGACCTGCCGCTGTAGCAGGTACATACCATGACGCAATAGAGTTTGTGTTTCTATATGCTATAACTTCACAGTATGACGAGTATAACATTTATCACAATATTTACAGACACCCCATTAGCTTTTGGCAATCTGCTGGGTTGGTCAAAAAATCATATATAAAAGTTGGGGAAATATTCACGGTCGGAGCCGAATTCATCTCTGATATCGGTGGGCACTTAATCGACGAAGACTATGAGAACTTCCTCTCAGTTATCGATTACTCGCGTATTATTTAGGGGGAATAACTATGACAAAATATTCGAATCTTCTTTACACAGGTAGATTTCAACCTCCTCATCTAGGGCATTGTTCTGTAGTTGACAAAGGACTTGAATTAGCTGAAAAGGTGATTATTGGTATTGGATCGTCTCAGATTGATGGTATTCAATCCCCATTCACAATTCGTAATCCTTTACCCGCTGAACTTCGGGCAAAGCTCTGGCATGATATTTACGGTGATTCAGTTGTAACTGTA is a genomic window of Paenibacillus pabuli containing:
- a CDS encoding GNAT family N-acetyltransferase, giving the protein MIENMASSSSSLGIVDISSLFENEHAIVEVYEYSNFISLANIDVHEEQRRNGIGTEIIRKIREYSAQVGKPIILIAVDPEGDTPSWLEIFYHNNGFDTNRRGSDFTDIDLVYRPLH
- a CDS encoding DsbA family protein, whose protein sequence is MKTSYAKKTKGTSKFTIVMTILVVVALLTTLGFALAKQDVIAEMSYDDIPVIGSGTAPIKIVEVGDFKCPACSYFATTIKPQLTADYIDSGDVDFYFASMPFIGPDSTTAAEAGMAIYNQKPEEFWKFYDFIYSHQPDESEVWATPENLISAANTAELDVDMGQLLKDIKGGTYADSVKAQNAWAKDNGVSSTPTLFINGKKLVDGNNYESVKEAIEEAKADLKAGDAQ
- a CDS encoding disulfide oxidoreductase, whose protein sequence is MRSFLKYNYLYLSWVVSLVATGGSLFLSEVMHFNPCNLCWYQRILMYPLIYLLGRGALKQDNKIVGYAMPFSILGFFIALYHYGKQKLPWIDQIAPCKVGIPCSTKQLEFFGFITIPFMSMVAFLIISVLLIIGSRLNKNR
- a CDS encoding DUF4046 domain-containing protein, with product MKTVEDIYLEILQGNRRSFPPFTWSPGNNGHDSFRRCIRYLFQEILHMDRKQIVENIGHDLILKYKLYGGFTTLFGSINSVVDYCFPEHDIKPWELKNIPPNYFFNQDNIIYAVRWLFNEKLKMTKDEIVASRIVTDIFAEHGMKHLLEGYRTLYKDNKAGIFSILNLAFPEYNLYITDFRNALGNDEELRLAVRHYIKETLGFRNYSSIKNNITPKHFSEGEGRFILQRFDKNLYKVLNFAYPDKDWESIKGKRFFDRDKITELNRKNFRKLTEADLKEIYDKMTDGMSSMEIAEEYKVSSATISGMISGRSYSEFKSTYLKDYITTKDVENIYGYERQKLSYLYRCGEIKGIKMLHFILIHEKSLKKYALLHPDKLIVNRY
- a CDS encoding NUDIX domain-containing protein translates to MVERKSIGYQEPGAIGAAFAILYSTDFQPYLSNTLLSDEERQRRVPLVFFINRYDGTLGFPGGKVEAGETIEQAVLREVSEEINVDLIATHLDALCSHRFTTSSGKVMNTHAFAYELETSALKRIAAYIGSSDNYLNEVFGCVLAPIYDFAPNRGFINFIGSPMASSVKEELAVFIQSFDLMSYEAMYYDYQVNGYNVAEMLQFR
- a CDS encoding type II toxin-antitoxin system PemK/MazF family toxin produces the protein MRYNVGDIVYVELPAGDGKTKVRPAAVAGTYHDAIEFVFLYAITSQYDEYNIYHNIYRHPISFWQSAGLVKKSYIKVGEIFTVGAEFISDIGGHLIDEDYENFLSVIDYSRII